A stretch of Chloroflexota bacterium DNA encodes these proteins:
- a CDS encoding ArsR family transcriptional regulator: protein MQSKRQQIIDILKERGNATVETLSKELDISSVTVRHHLDVLRSEGLVNEPVVRRRATSGRPQHAYSLTLKAGELFPKSYDNLAAQLLDEVKARYDTREVNVLFEGMARRLLADAPHPVDGDTVEERFDRAVQFLNQKGYVARWEQNLGGVVIHTCNCPYEGLARKHPELCNMDFNLIASLTGFTPERVCHVTAGDGSCSYLIREDVFNL, encoded by the coding sequence ATGCAAAGCAAGCGCCAGCAGATCATTGATATTCTCAAGGAGCGCGGGAACGCCACGGTTGAGACGTTGAGCAAGGAGCTTGACATCTCTTCTGTGACTGTGCGCCACCACCTCGACGTTCTGCGCTCGGAGGGGCTGGTGAACGAGCCAGTAGTGCGCCGCCGGGCCACCTCGGGCCGGCCCCAGCACGCTTACAGCCTCACCCTCAAAGCCGGCGAGCTTTTCCCCAAGAGTTACGACAACCTCGCCGCGCAATTGCTGGACGAAGTCAAAGCCCGTTACGATACACGCGAAGTCAATGTGCTCTTTGAAGGCATGGCCCGCCGGTTGTTGGCCGATGCTCCCCACCCGGTTGACGGCGACACCGTCGAAGAACGCTTTGATCGCGCCGTCCAATTTCTCAATCAAAAAGGATACGTCGCCCGCTGGGAGCAAAATCTGGGCGGCGTCGTCATTCACACCTGCAATTGCCCTTACGAAGGGCTGGCCAGAAAGCACCCCGAACTCTGCAACATGGACTTCAACCTGATTGCCTCGCTGACCGGCTTTACCCCGGAACGCGTTTGTCATGTCACAGCAGGCGATGGCTCGTGTTCGTATCTGATCCGCGAGGACGTTTTTAATTTATAA
- a CDS encoding ABC transporter substrate-binding protein yields MKIGLVGPFEGRYREIGQEIIYAARLAVREANEAGGVAGYSIELVAFDDGGDAAQAEEQARKLATDPQVVGVVGNWLEPTTLAAAPVLAANNIPFLATTSSSDLDLSAFRLWPTDFALQAAVPEATFCSGHCDSLEDLDWLKSQIPAQPANDTRNPKSQIAGPPLWGLNQFPRLAGSAEEGVRVVAPAPLPADSADPAFADRYRAISQGVEPRFLAVLAYDATRLLLTAIQNDVESKETPTRDGVALALAQLTYNGLSGGFSFNAEQDWAEANGWVYRWQGGQLVRP; encoded by the coding sequence GTGAAAATTGGCCTCGTCGGGCCGTTCGAGGGTCGCTATCGCGAGATCGGGCAGGAGATCATTTATGCGGCGCGGCTGGCTGTGCGTGAGGCCAACGAGGCCGGCGGCGTGGCCGGCTACTCTATCGAATTGGTTGCGTTCGACGATGGCGGCGATGCGGCCCAGGCCGAAGAGCAGGCCCGCAAGCTGGCGACTGACCCGCAAGTGGTTGGGGTGGTTGGCAACTGGCTGGAACCCACCACGCTGGCCGCCGCCCCGGTGCTGGCCGCCAACAATATCCCATTCCTGGCCACGACTTCATCCTCTGATCTCGATCTCTCAGCCTTTCGTCTCTGGCCGACAGATTTCGCCCTTCAGGCCGCTGTGCCTGAAGCAACTTTCTGCTCCGGCCACTGCGACTCTCTTGAAGACCTGGATTGGCTAAAATCCCAAATCCCGGCACAGCCCGCGAACGACACGCGAAATCCCAAATCCCAAATTGCCGGCCCGCCTCTCTGGGGCCTCAATCAGTTTCCGCGCCTGGCCGGTTCAGCGGAAGAAGGTGTGCGGGTGGTCGCGCCTGCGCCACTCCCGGCTGACTCTGCCGATCCGGCTTTTGCTGATCGCTACCGGGCGATCTCTCAAGGCGTTGAGCCGCGCTTTTTAGCTGTGCTGGCCTACGATGCAACCCGGCTTTTGTTGACTGCCATCCAAAATGATGTTGAATCAAAAGAGACGCCTACACGAGACGGCGTGGCCCTTGCTCTCGCTCAACTTACCTACAACGGCCTGAGCGGCGGCTTCAGCTTCAATGCTGAACAAGATTGGGCTGAGGCGAACGGCTGGGTTTATCGGTGGCAGGGTGGGCAACTGGTGAGGCCCTAG